CGGCGCTCGCCGGATCAGGCTGACGGTTCAGTACGACCTGATAAAGGGCCGTAACGAAGTCGCTGTTATCGCGAATACCCGAGAATTCGGCGGAATCCAGAAACGCTTCGAAGACCGACGTTTCACTGGCCCCATTCTGCAGATCGGCCACCCAACCCGTTACCTCCGCAGCCGCGGGCGTTCGCCCCAGGATATCCTGATAGAAGCGAACGACTTCTTTTGTTCGAGCTTCCGTGGAATTGAGCAACCCAGTTGCGAGTTGAGAGGGAGTAAGACCGTTATTCAGCGAATTGTACCAGGTCAGCAATTCTGTCGGCGAAGGTGCGCGACCGAGGATCGTATTGTAATACCCTTTAATGAGTGAACTGTTCATATCCGCACTGGGTTGCGGCGAAAACATCGCCACAAAATTGGTAGGAACTCCGGATGGGAATAATGGGTTCATCAGATTGGCGGTGGAGACGCCTGCCGGGACACTCCGGTCTTCGAGCGACTGCACATTCAAATTCAGAGCAGGAGTTCGCATCGTGCGGCAGGCCGGCATGCGACTCATCCAGGATCGCAGGAAATTGAACATAGTGTTGTTTCTCTCTCTTTTTCCGGTGAAAATCCGTTTCGAGTTGCGATTCTACTAGAGGGGAAAAAATGAGACAACACGAGTCGTAAAGGATGAGAAGTAAAGCGGTTAGATTGACCAAGCTGGGCAACTAAAAAACGCGACCAGGATAAATTTCCGCTTATCATTTCCGCAATTTGCAGGTTATTAAATAATCTTGAAACTCCTCCCACCTATTTGAAGACTGGAAGAGTTTAGAAATCTCCGGACACTAATCCCCCAAACGATCCCTAATTTAAATAAATGCATGATATCGAACTCATCCTCACGCTCACCTACGGCCTGACCGCGGCCGTCATCCTCGGATATATTTCTCACCGGATTGGACTTTCGCCCATTGTCGGCTATCTGGTGGCCGGTGTGGTAGTCGGCCCGAATACGCCGGGTTTCGTCGCCGATCGGGCTCTGGCGGAACAACTGGCTGAAATCGGTGTGATCCTATTGATGTTCGGCGTTGGTCTGCACTTTCGCATCGAAGAGTTGCTGGCCGTGCGACGGATCGCGTTACCCGGGGCAATCTTTCAAAGTTTATTGGCCACGGCATTGGGTACGATCGTGGCTCTCGGATTGGGATGGGGTTGGTCAGGGGGCCTGGTGTTCGGGTTGGCTCTCTCGGTGGCCAGCACAGTCGTGTTGACGCGAGTCCTCTCCGATTTCAATGAATTGCATACCCCGGTGGGTCACATCGCCGTCGGTTGGTTGGTCGTGGAAGACCTGTTTACCGTGCTGGTCCTGGTACTTCTGCCGCCTTTGGTCAGCCATTCGGGAGGATTAGGCTGGTCCATTCTGTTCGCGGTTTTAAAAATTTTGGGACTAGTCGTTCTGGGTGTACCCATCGGTGGCCAAGTCATTCCCTGGATTTTGAAGAAGGTGACGGATACCGGTTCCCGCGAACTTTTCACGCTCACTGTGCTGGTAATAGCCTTGGGAATTGCAGTCGGTTCATCACTTCTCTTCGGCGTCTCGATGGCCCTGGGTGCCTTTCTGGCGGGAACCATCGTCGGGAGATCCGATTTCTCATTGCGGGCCGCTACGGATGCTCTCCCGATGCGGGACGCCTTTGCAGTGCTGTTCTTCGTCTCCGTCGGCATGCTCTTCGATCCGGGCTACTTGCTGCAAGCGCCGGGGATCTTGCTGCTGACACTGGCCGTAGTGCTTCTGGGCAAACCGCTCGCCGCCATCACTATCGTACTGCTACTCGGATATCCGGTGCGGGTGGCTTTTGCAGTGGCCGTGGCACTCGCTCAGATTGGCGAATTCTCGTTCATTCTTGCCTCGTTGGGCACGTCTTTAAAGGTTCTACCGCCGGGAGCAAATAACGCTCTGGTGGCTGCTTCGATTGTTTCCATTGCATTGAATCCCCTGCTCTATCGATTGGTTACACCCGCCGAAAAATGGGCGGCGCGGAAGCCAAAGGTTTGGAAATTCCTCACTTCGAAAGCTCGAAAACCGGAGGGCAACAATCCGCCGCAGGAGGAAGAGGTCGATGCCCGATATCGCGCCGTGGTGGTGGGTTATGGACCTGTCGGCCGAACGCTCGTGGATCTTTTGAAGGATAACGGCATCGTCGCGACAGTTATCGAAATGAATCTCGAAACGGTCCAGAAGCTTCGCAACGCCGGTATACAAGCGGTCTATGGCGATGCGAACCATATTCAGACACTGAAGGAAGCGGGAGTGGACCGCGCCGCGAACATCATCCTGAGTTCCTCCGGTCTCACGGGTGCGGAAGAAGTGGTTAGACTGGCCCGTCAGTTGAATCCGGAAATTCGCGTTTTAGCACGATCGGCTTATTTGCGCGAACGGCCGGGATTACTGAAAGCGGGCGCCGATGAAGTTTATGCCGGAGAAGGGGAAGTCGCCCTGGCCATGACTGAATCCGTGTTGAGGGATTTAGGCGTCGGGCCCGAGTACATCGATCGGGAAAGAAATCGCGTGCGAACTGAGTTGATCGGCGAAAGCCCTTCGGAGATTCCAGTCGAGAAGAAGGATTTCGCAGCCGGTAAATAGAAAAGAGTCGAATCTACTTGGCGCCCGACCGGCATAAGTTGTAAACCCTTCAAAATCTTCGAGAATCGGGGCCCTCCCGGCTAATCAATTCTTCGAATAAATCGTCTTTCCCTCCTTGATCGTCTCCAAGACCTTGATGTCTTTGATAGCCTTCGGATCCACCTTCAATGGATTCTTGTCGAGGATCACCAGATCGGCCAGCTTCCCCACTTCCAGGGAGCCTTTGATTTTCTCTTCCTTATACATGTAGGCGCCGTCGATGGTAATTGTCTTGAGCGCCTGCAGAGGCGAGACCCGTTCGTCGGGACCAATGATCGTGCCTTCCCGGGAA
The genomic region above belongs to Telmatocola sphagniphila and contains:
- a CDS encoding cation:proton antiporter, with translation MHDIELILTLTYGLTAAVILGYISHRIGLSPIVGYLVAGVVVGPNTPGFVADRALAEQLAEIGVILLMFGVGLHFRIEELLAVRRIALPGAIFQSLLATALGTIVALGLGWGWSGGLVFGLALSVASTVVLTRVLSDFNELHTPVGHIAVGWLVVEDLFTVLVLVLLPPLVSHSGGLGWSILFAVLKILGLVVLGVPIGGQVIPWILKKVTDTGSRELFTLTVLVIALGIAVGSSLLFGVSMALGAFLAGTIVGRSDFSLRAATDALPMRDAFAVLFFVSVGMLFDPGYLLQAPGILLLTLAVVLLGKPLAAITIVLLLGYPVRVAFAVAVALAQIGEFSFILASLGTSLKVLPPGANNALVAASIVSIALNPLLYRLVTPAEKWAARKPKVWKFLTSKARKPEGNNPPQEEEVDARYRAVVVGYGPVGRTLVDLLKDNGIVATVIEMNLETVQKLRNAGIQAVYGDANHIQTLKEAGVDRAANIILSSSGLTGAEEVVRLARQLNPEIRVLARSAYLRERPGLLKAGADEVYAGEGEVALAMTESVLRDLGVGPEYIDRERNRVRTELIGESPSEIPVEKKDFAAGK
- a CDS encoding DUF4214 domain-containing protein — protein: MFNFLRSWMSRMPACRTMRTPALNLNVQSLEDRSVPAGVSTANLMNPLFPSGVPTNFVAMFSPQPSADMNSSLIKGYYNTILGRAPSPTELLTWYNSLNNGLTPSQLATGLLNSTEARTKEVVRFYQDILGRTPAAAEVTGWVADLQNGASETSVFEAFLDSAEFSGIRDNSDFVTALYQVVLNRQPDPASAANWIAALNAGTLSRAQLVVGIVNSNEAVLDTINLDYSAILERAPAAADTISLLPQLQSGSLTYSGLMASLLASQEYSQDALANR